One Streptomyces lincolnensis genomic region harbors:
- a CDS encoding GNAT family N-acetyltransferase: MDHAAILALYDRDMREGAQPDGPDARVERTGGVVRQVSSDQGWNGVVWSDLDAAGADAAIAEQIAYFTALGREFEWKVYGHDLPVDLGKRLRAAGFTPLPEETLMIGEVADLTLDADPPEGIRLLPVTDRAGVDLVADVHEKAFGTDSSRLRHQLLARLTDDPDSVVAVVALAGDIPVSAARMEMVPGTRFAGLWGGGTLEEWRGRGIYRALVAHRARAAVDRGYRYLQVDALSTSRPVLERLGFQALTTTTPYVYVP; the protein is encoded by the coding sequence ATGGATCATGCCGCGATACTCGCCCTGTACGACCGGGACATGCGCGAGGGCGCACAGCCGGACGGCCCCGATGCCCGCGTCGAGCGGACCGGAGGCGTGGTCCGGCAGGTCTCGTCGGACCAGGGCTGGAACGGCGTCGTGTGGTCCGATCTCGACGCGGCGGGCGCCGACGCGGCGATCGCCGAACAGATCGCCTACTTCACGGCGCTCGGCCGTGAGTTCGAGTGGAAGGTCTACGGGCACGACCTGCCCGTGGATCTGGGCAAGCGGCTCAGAGCCGCCGGGTTCACCCCCCTGCCCGAGGAGACGCTGATGATCGGCGAGGTCGCCGATCTCACCCTGGACGCCGATCCGCCGGAAGGGATCCGCCTGCTGCCCGTCACCGACCGGGCGGGCGTGGACCTCGTCGCGGACGTGCACGAGAAGGCCTTCGGTACCGACAGCTCGCGGCTGCGGCACCAGCTCCTGGCCCGGCTGACGGACGACCCGGACAGCGTGGTCGCCGTCGTCGCGCTCGCCGGCGACATCCCGGTCAGCGCCGCCCGGATGGAAATGGTCCCGGGCACCCGCTTCGCCGGGCTGTGGGGCGGCGGCACCCTGGAGGAGTGGCGCGGTCGCGGCATCTACCGCGCGCTCGTCGCCCACCGGGCCCGCGCCGCCGTGGACCGCGGCTACCGCTATCTCCAGGTCGACGCCCTGAGCACGAGCCGCCCCGTCCTCGAACGGCTCGGCTTCCAGGCGCTGACCACGACGACGCCGTACGTGTACGTGCCGTAG
- a CDS encoding ArsR/SmtB family transcription factor, with translation MSWGLCCGLDRLNERSGQTLGELCEHFAMKRQSLTQHLAVLEAANLVSTVRRGREKLHYLNPVPLHEIQERWIDKFERPRLSALGAVKRRAEEAMTGTPTYVYVLYIRSTPEKVWDALTDADLTAAYWGHANVSDWRPGSHWEHVRTDGSGIADAVGTVVESERPTRLVTTWADPAEEGREGRASRVTFDIRPHADIVRLTVTHEDLHDEGELSAVSQGWPAVLSNLKSLLETGSPLPQEPWEVPAG, from the coding sequence GTGAGCTGGGGGCTCTGCTGCGGTCTGGACCGGCTGAATGAGCGCAGCGGCCAGACGCTGGGGGAGTTGTGCGAGCACTTCGCCATGAAGCGCCAGTCGCTGACCCAGCACCTCGCCGTCCTGGAGGCCGCCAACCTGGTCAGCACGGTGCGGCGGGGGCGGGAGAAGCTCCACTACCTCAACCCCGTCCCCCTCCATGAGATCCAGGAGCGGTGGATCGACAAGTTCGAGCGCCCGCGCCTCAGCGCGCTCGGCGCCGTGAAGCGACGAGCCGAGGAAGCCATGACCGGCACACCGACATACGTGTACGTCCTCTACATCCGCAGCACGCCCGAGAAGGTCTGGGACGCCCTCACCGACGCCGATCTGACCGCCGCCTACTGGGGGCACGCCAATGTCTCGGACTGGCGGCCGGGATCCCACTGGGAGCATGTCCGCACGGACGGCTCGGGCATCGCCGACGCGGTCGGCACCGTCGTGGAGAGCGAGCGTCCCACCCGGCTCGTCACCACCTGGGCCGACCCCGCGGAGGAGGGGCGTGAGGGCCGGGCCTCCCGGGTCACCTTCGACATCCGGCCGCACGCCGACATCGTCCGCCTCACCGTGACCCACGAGGACCTCCACGACGAGGGCGAGCTCTCCGCCGTGTCGCAGGGCTGGCCGGCGGTGCTGTCCAACCTCAAGTCCCTGCTGGAGACCGGCAGTCCGCTGCCGCAGGAGCCGTGGGAGGTGCCGGCCGGCTGA
- a CDS encoding SPW repeat protein encodes MANVSPTRGDISSHPDVNEMRDRYARMLGGRDVALVDGPVFLLGLYCAASPWIVHYTTSQPDLVVHNLIVGIAIALLALGFTRAPERMYGLSWAMCALGVWMIVSPWIVGESPDAGVVWNNIIIGALALILGLMCIGTAARSAPKS; translated from the coding sequence ATGGCCAACGTCTCGCCCACCCGAGGTGACATCTCCAGCCACCCCGACGTCAACGAAATGCGGGACCGCTACGCCCGCATGCTCGGCGGTCGTGATGTGGCACTCGTGGACGGACCGGTGTTCCTCCTCGGTCTGTACTGTGCCGCATCCCCCTGGATAGTCCACTACACGACGAGCCAGCCCGACCTCGTGGTCCACAACCTGATCGTGGGCATAGCGATCGCTCTGCTCGCCCTCGGGTTCACCCGGGCTCCGGAGCGCATGTACGGCCTGAGCTGGGCCATGTGCGCGCTGGGTGTGTGGATGATCGTCTCGCCGTGGATCGTCGGCGAGAGCCCGGACGCGGGAGTCGTGTGGAACAACATCATCATCGGCGCCCTGGCTCTGATCCTGGGGCTGATGTGCATCGGTACGGCGGCGAGGAGCGCCCCCAAGTCGTAG
- a CDS encoding MFS transporter yields the protein MSTASQVKGAALPTSLPWSGLLALSTAAFTAVVTELLPAGLLPRMAPALGVSEARVGFLVTGYALASFVAAIPLTALLRGLPRRPVLVGALLGFAVSNVVVALSSSYPLTFAGRLVAGGMGGTLWAMLVGYAARMVPAERRGRAIAIVLAGITLALSLGVPAGTALAGVLGWRAVFGVLAGISVLLVGWVLRWVPGFPGEEAGARVPLGRVAVLPGVPVVLSVTLFLLLGHQVLYTYVAPFAAHSGFGRTGLVLLVFGTATVVGIWITGALVDRLLRPTLLGALGLCAVVMLALGLFARTPAVLLVAAALWGVAFGGAPTLIQTALVDASGPAAADVATSVQTTVYNAGIAAGSLTGGLALTHLGAGSLPWTALPLVAAALAVVALGRRHAFPVGRARA from the coding sequence ATGTCCACCGCATCGCAGGTCAAGGGCGCGGCCCTGCCCACGTCCCTGCCGTGGTCGGGGCTGCTCGCCCTGTCCACGGCCGCCTTCACCGCCGTCGTGACCGAACTGCTCCCCGCGGGTCTGCTGCCACGCATGGCTCCGGCGCTGGGGGTCTCCGAGGCGCGCGTCGGCTTCCTGGTGACCGGGTACGCGCTCGCCTCCTTCGTGGCCGCGATCCCGCTGACCGCGTTGCTGCGCGGGCTGCCGCGCCGGCCGGTGCTGGTCGGCGCGCTGCTGGGGTTCGCGGTCAGCAATGTGGTGGTCGCGCTGTCGTCGTCGTACCCGCTGACCTTCGCGGGCCGGCTGGTCGCCGGGGGCATGGGCGGCACGCTGTGGGCGATGCTCGTCGGGTACGCGGCCCGGATGGTGCCCGCCGAACGGCGTGGGCGGGCCATCGCGATCGTCCTCGCCGGGATCACGCTGGCGCTGTCGCTGGGGGTGCCGGCCGGGACCGCGCTGGCCGGGGTGCTGGGCTGGCGCGCGGTGTTCGGCGTGCTGGCGGGGATCTCGGTGCTGCTGGTGGGCTGGGTGCTCCGGTGGGTTCCCGGTTTCCCCGGTGAGGAGGCCGGTGCGCGGGTGCCGCTCGGCCGCGTGGCCGTCCTGCCGGGCGTGCCGGTCGTCCTGTCGGTGACGCTGTTCCTGCTGCTGGGGCATCAGGTGCTGTACACCTACGTGGCCCCGTTCGCGGCGCACTCCGGGTTCGGGCGTACGGGGCTGGTGCTGCTGGTGTTCGGGACGGCCACGGTCGTCGGGATCTGGATCACGGGCGCGCTGGTCGACCGCCTGCTGCGGCCCACGCTGCTCGGCGCGCTCGGGCTGTGCGCGGTGGTCATGCTCGCGCTCGGTCTCTTCGCCCGCACTCCGGCCGTGCTGCTCGTGGCGGCCGCCCTGTGGGGCGTCGCCTTCGGCGGGGCGCCGACGCTGATCCAGACCGCGCTGGTCGACGCCTCGGGTCCGGCCGCCGCCGATGTGGCCACGTCCGTACAGACCACCGTCTACAACGCGGGGATCGCGGCGGGTTCGCTCACCGGCGGGCTCGCCCTGACCCATCTTGGGGCCGGTTCGCTGCCGTGGACCGCGCTCCCGCTGGTCGCGGCCGCGCTGGCCGTTGTGGCACTGGGCCGACGGCACGCCTTTCCGGTCGGCCGGGCACGCGCCTAG
- a CDS encoding MerR family transcriptional regulator codes for MKIGELSRRTGVPTRLLRYYEEQDLLHPARTGNGYRAYDEAAVRDVQQIRGLLDSGLTTEMIRAILPYLSGPEEILLPPEHLTPQTAALLSAHIDRIQARIDCLACNRDRLSAYLAAVRPDTGRPQTS; via the coding sequence ATGAAGATCGGCGAACTGTCCCGGCGGACCGGCGTCCCCACCCGTCTGCTGCGCTACTACGAGGAACAGGACCTGCTGCACCCGGCCCGGACCGGGAACGGCTACCGCGCCTACGACGAGGCCGCCGTCCGGGACGTCCAGCAGATCCGCGGCCTGCTGGACTCCGGCCTGACCACGGAGATGATCCGGGCGATCCTGCCCTACCTCTCCGGACCCGAGGAGATCCTGCTGCCCCCGGAGCACCTCACCCCGCAGACGGCGGCCCTGCTGAGCGCCCACATCGACCGCATCCAGGCCCGCATCGACTGCCTGGCCTGCAACCGCGACCGGCTCAGCGCGTACCTGGCCGCGGTACGGCCGGACACGGGACGGCCACAAACGTCGTAA
- a CDS encoding GlsB/YeaQ/YmgE family stress response membrane protein, which yields MEVDGIISAIVIGIVIGVLGRLVIPGRQRIGILWTILVGIAAALIGSAIAGAFDVADTDGPDWIEWLIQIGLAALGVAALDRSKARR from the coding sequence ATGGAAGTCGACGGCATCATCAGTGCCATCGTGATCGGCATCGTCATCGGAGTCCTGGGCCGGCTCGTCATCCCAGGACGCCAGCGCATCGGCATCCTGTGGACGATCCTCGTCGGCATCGCTGCCGCGCTGATCGGCTCGGCGATCGCCGGCGCCTTCGACGTGGCCGACACCGACGGCCCGGACTGGATCGAGTGGCTCATCCAGATCGGCCTCGCCGCACTGGGCGTGGCCGCGCTGGACCGGTCGAAGGCCCGCCGCTGA
- a CDS encoding phosphotransferase, which translates to MEESVLGGGAVNEVVRVGATVRRTPAPRSGFVRDLLALFERSGWPGAPRFLGTDERGRETFGYIEGRAALTPGERAAARTDAALGQVARLVRAFHDLTHGTPQAGDQDVVCHNDLAPKNTVYAVRGGRWRPLAFVDWDLAAPGERVHDIAHLCWQYLDLGPGVSDVAEAARRIRLVCDAYGLDGRDDLIDTILWWQDRCRRGIEAGAARGEPAMVALREAGVVDEVRSAGEWVAAHHRELGALLRSGPAE; encoded by the coding sequence GTGGAGGAGTCAGTGCTCGGCGGTGGCGCGGTCAACGAGGTCGTACGGGTCGGCGCGACCGTACGGCGTACTCCGGCACCGCGGTCGGGCTTCGTACGGGACCTGCTCGCCCTGTTCGAGCGGAGCGGCTGGCCGGGCGCGCCGCGTTTCCTCGGGACGGACGAGCGGGGCCGGGAGACGTTCGGGTACATCGAGGGACGGGCGGCCCTGACGCCGGGCGAGCGTGCCGCCGCCCGCACCGACGCCGCTCTCGGGCAGGTGGCCCGGCTCGTCCGCGCCTTCCACGACCTCACCCACGGCACACCGCAGGCCGGCGACCAGGACGTCGTGTGCCACAACGACCTCGCCCCGAAGAACACCGTGTACGCCGTGCGGGGCGGGCGGTGGCGGCCGCTCGCCTTCGTCGACTGGGACCTGGCGGCCCCGGGTGAGCGGGTGCACGACATCGCCCACCTGTGTTGGCAGTACCTCGATCTGGGACCGGGAGTGAGTGACGTGGCCGAGGCGGCGCGTCGGATCCGTCTGGTCTGCGACGCCTACGGCCTCGACGGGCGGGACGACCTCATCGACACGATCCTGTGGTGGCAGGACCGCTGCCGGCGGGGGATCGAGGCCGGTGCGGCACGCGGCGAGCCGGCCATGGTGGCCCTGCGCGAGGCGGGCGTCGTGGACGAGGTGCGGTCCGCCGGGGAGTGGGTGGCCGCCCATCACCGTGAGCTGGGGGCTCTGCTGCGGTCTGGACCGGCTGAATGA
- a CDS encoding sigma-70 family RNA polymerase sigma factor: MNPRPSAERLPAPAREAPGEEELARGLVEGDAMCLATVYRRWSALVHTLAWRSLGDTKDAEDVTQQVFLGVWRGRGSYRPELGTLAGWIVGITRRKIADALSARSRRLELIASAGHRLALVDHDRDRPEAAVDRVVVRDALAGLPSAQQRVLRLTFYEDLSQTQIAERTGWPLGTVKSHARRGLHRLRRHLETSFDAETVR; the protein is encoded by the coding sequence ATGAATCCGCGTCCGAGCGCCGAACGGCTCCCTGCCCCTGCGCGCGAAGCCCCCGGCGAGGAGGAGCTCGCGCGGGGTCTGGTGGAGGGCGACGCCATGTGCCTGGCCACGGTGTACCGGCGCTGGTCGGCACTGGTCCACACCCTGGCCTGGCGCTCCCTGGGTGACACGAAGGACGCGGAGGACGTCACCCAGCAGGTCTTCCTCGGTGTGTGGCGGGGGCGCGGCAGCTACCGGCCCGAACTGGGCACACTCGCCGGGTGGATCGTCGGCATCACCCGCCGCAAGATCGCCGACGCGCTCTCGGCGCGCTCCCGCCGCCTGGAGCTGATCGCCTCGGCGGGGCACCGGCTCGCCCTCGTCGACCACGACCGGGACCGGCCGGAGGCCGCCGTGGACCGGGTGGTCGTACGTGACGCGCTCGCCGGACTCCCGTCTGCCCAGCAGCGGGTACTGCGGCTGACGTTCTACGAGGATCTGAGCCAGACGCAGATCGCGGAGCGCACCGGCTGGCCCCTGGGCACGGTCAAGAGCCACGCGCGACGCGGACTGCACCGGCTGCGCCGCCACCTGGAAACCAGCTTCGACGCAGAAACGGTGCGGTGA